One window of the Camelina sativa cultivar DH55 chromosome 1, Cs, whole genome shotgun sequence genome contains the following:
- the LOC104791613 gene encoding hippocampus abundant transcript 1 protein-like, producing the protein MHYCIIAARELKVSLGEERGGRGGEMVEYRLGELRHMLMTVFLSGFAGYLVRPVMTDVTVAAVCSGINDSCSLAVYLTGVQQVTVGIGTVVMMPVIGNLSDRYGIKALLTLPMCLSILPPAILGYRRDINFFYAFYITKTLFDMVCRGTVDCLAQAYVAKNVHGKKRISMFGVFAGVKTISGVFATFSARFLPIASTFQVSAISLFVGLVYMRVFLTERLHDEDNDNSDDGGSNNQQKVHDDGDLRMLAEPILKDAPTKSHVFNAKYSSLKDMASFIKKSPILVQTLVVTFFATLSQSGMQSAFMYFMKARFGFNKNDFAELFLLDNIIGSTSQLFILPILVSAIGERWVLSTGLLMDFLNAAILSVAWSPWIPYATTLLVPGAMFVMPSVCGIASRQVGSGEQGKVQGCIAGVKSLAGVIAPCVFSPLTALFLSENAPFYFPGFSLLCIAFSLMIGFFQSLLLKDLPSPLVNKATSKVATH; encoded by the exons ATGCATTATTGCATTATTGCTGCAAGAGAATTAAAAGTGAGCTtgggagaagagagaggaggaagggGCGGAGAGATGGTGGAATATAGACTTGGAGAGCTTAGACACATGCTGATGACGGTGTTCCTGTCGGGATTCGCTGGTTACTTGGTGAGGCCGGTGATGACTGACGTCACTGTCGCCGCAGTTTGCTCCGGCATAAATGATTCATGTTCTCTAGCCGTTTATCTCACCGGAGTACAACAAGTG actgtagGAATAGGGACAGTGGTCATGATGCCAGTGATCGGAAATCTATCCGACAGATATGGAATCAAAGCGTTGCTCACTCTTCCCATGTGCCTCTCTATTCTTCCTCCAG CGATATTAGGGTATAGAAGGGATATAAATTTTTTCTACGCATTTTATATTACCAAGACTCTATTTGATATGGTCTGCCGAGGTACTGTTGACTGTCTCGCTCAAGCctatgtg gCCAAAAATGTTCATGGAAAAAAGAGAATATCAATGTTTGGAGTTTTTGCTGGTGTCAAAACAATATCTGGGGTTTTTGCAACATTCTCAGCTCGTTTTCTACCTATAGCATCGACTTTTCAG GTTTCAGCTATATCATTATTCGTTGGTTTGGTGTACATGAGAGTTTTCCTCACAGAGAGGTTACACGACGAAGATAACGACAATTCTGATGATGGTGGTAGTAATAATCAACAAAAAGTTCATGATGATGGTGATCTAAGGATGTTAGCAGAGCCGATTCTAAAAGACGCACCAACTAAATCACATGTCTTCAACGCTAAGTATTCTTCTTTGAAAGATATGGCCagctttataaaaaaaag TCCCATACTCGTTCAAACATTGGTGGTTACATTTTTTGCTACCTTATCACAAAGTGGAATGCAGTCTGCTTTCATG TATTTTATGAAAGCTCGTTTTGGGTTCAACAAAAATGACTTTGCTGAGCTCTTTCTACTGGATAACATCATTGGCTCCACCTCCCAG CTGTTTATATTGCCAATATTGGTTTCTGCCATTGGAGAACGTTGGGTGTTATCAACAGGGCTTCTTATGGATTTTTTAAAC GCCGCTATTCTCAGTGTTGCGTGGTCACCATGG ATTCCTTATGCCACGACCCTGCTTGTACCCGGAGCCATGTTCGTGATGCCATCG GTTTGTGGTATTGCCTCAAGACAAGTTGGATCCGGTGAACAG GGGAAGGTCCAAGGATGCATAGCCGGGGTAAAGTCCCTGGCTGGAGTTATAGCTCCGTGTGTATTTAGTCCATTGACAG CATTGTTTCTTTCCGAAAATGCACCGTTCTATTTCCCTGGATTCAGCCTTCTATGTATCGCCTTCTccttg ATGATTGGATTCTTTCAGAGTCTTCTGTTAAAAGATCTTCCTTCTCCATTAGTGAATAAAGCAACCAGCAAGGTAGCAACACATTAA